The genomic window AGCGATTAAGGCAGAATTGCAAAAGCAGTCTTTCAAAGGCAAACTTCATGATTTGAAGGTTGATACCCAAGGTGTCCGTGTCGAAACAAAGTAAAGAAATAGAAGATAGGATGGGGAAAGTCTTGATTAAAGGGCTTCCTATCCTTTTTTTGAAAAGAAGTTTATACACAATGAAAATCAAAGAGCAAACTAGGAAGCTAGCCGCCGGTTGCTCAAAACACTGTTTTGAGGTTGCAGATAGAGATGACGTGATTTGAAGAGATTTTCGAAGAGTATTAGTTAAAAACTTGATAAAGGAGAAATAAAGATGGCAGAAATTTATCTAGCAGGTGGTTGTTTTTGGGGTTTAGAGGAATATTTTTCACGTATTTCTGGAGTGCTAGCAACCAGTGTTGGCTACGCTAATGGTCAAATCGAAACGACCAATTACCAACTACTCAAGGAAACAGACCATGCAGAAACGGTTCAAGTGATTTATGATGAGAAAGCAGTGTCACTTCGAGAGATTTTGCTTTATTATTTCCGTGTCATTGATCCCTTATCAATCAACCAACAAGGAAATGATCGTGGTCGCCAATATCGGACAGGAATCTATTATCAAGATGAAGCAGACTTGCCAGCTATCTATACAGTTGTTCAGGAGCAGGAGCGCATGCTGGGGCGAAAGATTGCAGTAGAAGTGGAGAAACTTCGCCACTACATTTTAGCTGAAGACTACCACCAAGACTATCTCAAGAAAAATCCTTCCGGTTACTGTCATATCGATGTAACCGATGCTGAGAAGCCATTGATTGATGCAGCCAACTATGAAAAGCCTAGTCAAGAAGTGTTAAGGGGAAGTTTGTCAGCAGAATCTTACCGTGTTACGCAAGAAGCTGCTACAGAGGCTCCATTTAGTAATGTCTATGACCAAACTTTTGAAGAGGGCATTTATGTAGACATCACGACGGGTGAGCCACTCTTTTTTGCTAAGGATAAGTTTG from Streptococcus oralis includes these protein-coding regions:
- the msrB gene encoding peptide-methionine (R)-S-oxide reductase MsrB; protein product: MAEIYLAGGCFWGLEEYFSRISGVLATSVGYANGQIETTNYQLLKETDHAETVQVIYDEKAVSLREILLYYFRVIDPLSINQQGNDRGRQYRTGIYYQDEADLPAIYTVVQEQERMLGRKIAVEVEKLRHYILAEDYHQDYLKKNPSGYCHIDVTDAEKPLIDAANYEKPSQEVLRGSLSAESYRVTQEAATEAPFSNVYDQTFEEGIYVDITTGEPLFFAKDKFASGCGWPSFSRPISKELIHYYKDLSHGMERIEVRSRSGNAHLGHVFTDGPQELGGLRYCINSASLRFVAKDEMEKAGYGYLLPFLNK